One window from the genome of Plasmodium reichenowi strain SY57 chromosome 8, whole genome shotgun sequence encodes:
- a CDS encoding cactin-like protein, with protein MVSNESSGENFSSGDALSHSNEKNKYKYKYKNKKYDMYHKYDQHKRDTSSFSSSHSFISNTSRVRDERRKKKKYEVKKRSYHKRNGDDDNNHSDDNNYSDDNNHSDDNNYSDDNNYSDDNNHSGDSSDRRKKRKDKKEKKRKEKHKRDTNALDDHIKNKKENNLTVKELKKERENLMKKHFNYTDECNPFGDNTLSTPFVWKLKNKYEKIKNNKKIKLTTNSLLENCVSKINEIEQVKKRREDREKEKQLIEDHRLQIEKQKNQINIKEYMEKEHLFFFNQEIHFSNKRIKHKDIQPIDIFRTAIQIMKGEEDVQKSVGINSYTMPFNKILEGLREKELVNCERQIKLFQIHDKMFYEEKYEKFWNALLFFCKYYLDKIQLKEKENNSIDDNTDIKIESFFLNKTYDELVKYEYKIKEKILMEESTDKDVNYWNMILCKIPYYKSKYILKCFQEKLQNVLNKINNTIEDSHREEVKSSRKDIRLTEEKQEKIAYHCDSPTLYDLNILEKNENEKVYNSENELKERKKIYENILIKLKDREEDALSILSYVKDGYNKDTELKDEDYGEYKDDVMNDTERCFPFESLTEDLKKKDNLNNLFKEDKKMYDIFVQKEKKKKIKDEIIMKDIPHNILKTATLLKDTLFVARKPLYFNRIKTSFDWNKYNKTHYDYENTPPKYICGYKFNIFYTNLINKNHKPTWKLYPSKGDDTKVIIIFHGGIPYLDIAFKIVNAEWSLDKNKGFRNIFDRGILQLYFNFKKKRYRR; from the exons atggTAAGCAACGAATCGTCAGGTGAGAATTTCTCATCTGGCGACGCTTTAAGCCACAGcaatgaaaaaaataaatataaatataaatataaaaataaaaaatatgacaTGTATCATAAATATGATCAGCATAAGAGGGACACGTCctctttttcttcttcacATTCTTTTATATCTAATACCTCAAGAGTTAGGGATGAAAGaaggaagaaaaaaaaatacgAAGTAAAGAAAAGATCATATCATAAAAGAAATGGagatgatgataataatcatagtgatgataataattatagtgatgataataatcatagtgatgataataattatagtgatgataataattatagtGATGATAACAATCATAGTGGTGATTCCAGTGATAGGAGgaaaaaaaggaaagataaaaaagaaaagaaaagaaaagaaaaacataaaaGAGATACTAATGCTTTAGATGATCAtattaagaataaaaaagaaaataatttgactgtaaaagaattaaaaaaagaaagagaaaatttaatgaaaaaacattttaattataCAGATGAATGTAACCCTTTTGGTGATAACACGTTATCAACACCATTTGTTTGGAAATTGaagaataaatatgaaaaaataaagaacaataaaaaaataaaattaacaaCGAACAGCCTTCTTGAAAATTGTGTTTCTAAAATTAATGAGATTGAACAAGTTAAGAAAAGAAGAGAAGATagagaaaaagaaaaacagTTGATAGAAGATCATCGTTTACAAAttgaaaaacaaaaaaatcaaattaatataaaagaatatatggaaaaagaacatctctttttttttaatcaAGAAATACATTTTTCAAATAAGAGGATAAAACACAAAGATATACAACCAATAGATATTTTTAGGACGGCCATACAAATAATGAAAGGAGAAGAGGATGTACAAAAAAGTGTGGGTATTAATAGCTACACCATGCCCTTTAACAAGATATTAGAAG GTCTGAGAGAAAAAGAATTAGTAAACTGCGAGAgacaaataaaattatttcaGATCCATGACAAAATGTTTTATGAAGAAAAGTATGAAAAATTTTGGAATGcacttttatttttttgtaaatattatttagaTAAGATCCAGTtaaaggaaaaagaaaacaatTCTATAGATGATAATACAGACATTAAAATAGAAtccttttttcttaataaaacatatgaTGAATTAgtaaaatatgaatataaaataaaagaaaagataCTTATGGAAGAATCAACGGATAAAGATGTGAATTATTGGAATATGATATTGTGTAAAATACCATATTATAAatctaaatatatattgaaatgTTTTCAAGAAAAATTACAAAACGTGTTGAACAAAATTAATAACACTATTGAGGACTCTCACAG GGAAGAAGTAAAGAGCTCAAGGAAAGATATTAGATTAACCGAAGAGAAACAAGAAAAGATAGCTTACCACTGTGACAGTCCCACATTATATGATCTAAATATTCTTGAGAAAAATGAGAATGAAAAGGTATATAATTCAGAGAACGAATTAAaagaaaggaaaaaaatatatgaaaatattttgataaaatTGAAAGACAGAGAAGAAGATGCTTTATCTATCCTTAGTTACGTAAAGGATGGTTATAATAAAGACACGGAATTAAAAGATGAAGATTATGGTGAATATAAAGATGATGTTATGAATGATACTGAAAGATGCTTTCCTTTTGAATCTCTTACAGAAGATTTGAAAAAGAAGGACAACttaaataatttgtttaaggaagataaaaaaatgtatgatatttttgtacaaaaagaaaaaaaaaaaaaaataaaagatgaaataattatgaaagATATACCACATAATATTCTAAAAACAGCAacattattaaaagatacTTTATTTGTAGCAAGAAAAccattatattttaatagAATAAAAACAAGTTTCGATTggaataaatataataaaacacattatgattatgaaaatacacctcctaaatatatatgtggttataaatttaatattttttatacaaatcttataaataaaaatcataAACCTACATGGAAACTATACCCTTCAAAAGGTGATGATACTAaagttattattatatttcatgGGGGCATACCTTATTTAGATATAGCTTTTAAAATTGTTAATGCAGAATGGTCTctagataaaaataaaggtTTCAGAAATATATTCGATCGAGGTATCTtacaattatattttaattttaagaaaaaaagatacaggagataa
- a CDS encoding hypothetical protein (conserved Plasmodium protein, unknown function), with the protein MNYLKDPYVVNNEHEINRNNCYLHEEEKKNINVQQKDFINVQQKDFINVEQKDFINVQQKDFINVEQNEFINVEQNEFINVEQKDFINVEESIPQNNDICSRKRYINYNNFSGPYNIHNNFYNHYKKQKKHYNANNFYPRNNIFCHNQQNGVYHMNINNINVSKNGCIMNKITKSFEKKKQKKSSSHGLYKHVNDTTTCLLDNQIYEPKNLYLNTDSFVDCEQNKNDSKKHRNNKHVRDCEYVYNSEFGQNSDEGVSSLSCEDKSIHNPVKRSFTLNDKNAGSGHFLNERIVENMNYHNNKYEDSKNHVSNKCINDTYCNNNNNNNNNNNIYVKNETCNNFVPNNHTERYEKNCAHVIEREEDIIKHITKYNEEGKRKKKRNMDILSKDEILKDAIEYFQKCSSRNIDKVNYDSSYEDEMKIKNLHLKENMCYVCKEKEHIYKCPYCETCTCSLVCSKNHKKIFKCTQKLKKNLKIKNVSKGNFDESILYKDFLYLQNIETIIRGNYKYIKVKNYETTNIWLLHNKILIKLLKKRKIILLKAPIFTKIHKENKTFIYNHILFWTIKITFVNLNIRILYHEINENLTFLQIIQYLCSKMDKLQTKIFIYLQNVKSIYVSLNNEQPNKRRKNLNHHQNKNENNNYNNNNNACDMKKYCSVQQVLRKSLWGKSFYEYPHFHIEILYEDNKPIVNPLYELEHKKEEENQQNCQQEGGIGNNIYMREGGDDNKEGDEDNKEDDEDNKEDDEDNDEGDEDNKEDD; encoded by the coding sequence atgaattatttaaaagatcCATATGTCGTAAACAACGAACATGAGataaatagaaataatTGTTACTTACAcgaagaagaaaaaaaaaatataaatgtacaACAAAAGgattttataaatgtacAACAAAAAgattttataaatgttGAACAAAAAgattttataaatgtacAACAAAAAgattttataaatgttGAACAAAACgaatttataaatgttGAACAAAACgaatttataaatgttGAACAAAAAgattttataaatgttGAAGAATCTATTCCtcaaaataatgatatatgttcaagaaaaagatacataaattataataattttagTGGAccttataatatacataacaatttttataatcattataaaaaacaaaaaaaacattacaacgctaataatttttatccaagaaataatatattttgcCATAACCAACAAAATGGGGTATACCATAtgaacataaataatataaacgTTTCTAAGAATGGTTGtattatgaataaaataacgaaatcatttgaaaaaaagaaacaaaagAAAAGCTCTTCACATggattatataaacatgTGAATGATACCACAACGTGTCTATTAGATAATCAAATATATGAACCGAAAAATTTGTATTTGAACACTGATTCGTTTGTAGATTgtgaacaaaataaaaatgacTCAAAAAAGcatagaaataataaacatgTAAGGGATTGTgaatatgtttataatagTGAGTTTGGACAAAATTCTGATGAGGGTGTTTCTTCTTTATCATGTGAAGACAAATCTATACACAATCCTGTGAAACGATCTTTTACGTTGAATGACAAGAATGCTGGTTCTGgtcattttttaaatgaaagAATTGTGGAAAATATGAACTATcataataacaaatatgAAGATAGTAAAAACCATGTGAgtaataaatgtattaatGACACctattgtaataataataataataataataataataataatatatatgtaaaaaacGAGACGtgtaataattttgtaCCCAATAATCATACAGAAAGATATGAAAAGAATTGTGCACATGTTATCGAAAGAGAagaagatataataaaacatataacaaaatataatgaagaaggaaaaaggaaaaaaaaaagaaatatggATATATTGTCAAAAGATGAGATTTTAAAAGATGCTATAGAATATTTCCAGAAATGTTCATCAAGAAATATTGATAAGGTAAATTATGATAGTTCATATGAAGatgaaatgaaaataaaaaatcttcaccttaaagaaaatatgtGTTATGTAtgtaaagaaaaagaacatatttataaatgcCCATATTGTGAAACTTGTACATGTTCATTAGTATGTTCaaaaaatcataaaaaaatttttaaatgtacCCAAAagttgaaaaaaaatttaaaaataaaaaatgttagTAAAGGCAATTTTGATGAAtccatattatataaagattttctttatttacaaaatattgAAACTATAATACGaggaaattataaatatatcaaagTTAAGAATTATGAAACTACAAATATATGGttattacataataaaatattaattaaattattaaaaaaaagaaaaattatctTATTAAAAGCTCctatatttacaaaaatacataaagaaaataaaacattcatatataatcatattcTTTTCTGGACTATCAAAATAACATTTGTTAATCTTAATATTAGGATTTTATATCatgaaataaatgaaaatcTTACATTTTTACAAATTATTCAATATTTATGTTCTAAAATGGATAAATTACAAACaaaaatttttatctaCCTTCAAAATGTTAAATCAATATATGTATCTTTGAACAATGAACAACCAAATAAACGAAGGAAAAATCTAAATCAtcatcaaaataaaaacgaaaacaataattataataataataataatgcatgtgatatgaaaaaatattgcTCCGTTCAGCAAGTTCTGAGGAAATCATTGTGGGGAAAATCATTTTATGAATACCCTCATTTTCATATAgaaattttatatgaagataataaacCGATTGTAAATCCTTTGTATGAGCTTGAGCACAAAAAAGAGGAGGAGAACCAACAGAATTGTCAACAGGAAGGAGGTATAGGGAATAACATTTATATGAGAGAAGGTGGTGACGATAATAAGGAAGGTGACGAGGATAATAAGGAAGATGACGAGGATAATAAGGAAGATGACGAGGATAATGATGAAGGTGACGAGGATAATAAGGAAGATGACTAG
- a CDS encoding methionine aminopeptidase 1c, putative — MNIYIFFLFLYSGSICAIHLWKHSEWRGRNVLGRGKCRNNDDMLWLELIKKKNKKNNNNNNIISSSSSCCCCIYNDKYYFLFGNKKIDNNYKRRKKKEKYNSKKRLKSLNNECGFSNTYHNDVKKNTLDYCEERLASYHRYIDNLKTRKIIHPSIRIRNLDKKFMKCKESYNKLYSHLKENDLFENFSYVGRQKKGILSPTYRLPKYIERPNYHRTGTPIYVPYDKGKKNNNTNSDHNNRYDNYNYYDNIKSDKDIEIIKENCKFARELMDDVSYIICEGITTNDIDIYILNKCINNGFYPSPLNYHNFPKSSCISINEILCHGIPDNNLLYLNDVVKIDISLFRNGYHADMCESFIVPKLSKSEKKKRKKFYDFIYLNNSFKTKYTKYILKYHYDLTKNKIVRRGKSFVTKKIKYAAPNSKEQNNDLSNNDFDDNTTNVMNISQSKYFNDMYEDQMQTHTNMHTHTNMQTHTHNRNNSYYTNNPIHNDDKNAFNMLNNALQQEEDELEYFHKYYDQKIIFNKENNEIYEDIQKFIYQKSLNKTIGKKRFDFFDNTKMNTNDIKNFMYEKNLDLIKTAYECTMAGISVCKDGTPFNKIAEAMDNYIKQVNKKNNKTYSIVPHLCGHNIGKNFHEEPYIIHTLNNDQRKMCSNMVFTIEPIISESSTNFILWPDNWTISNTKYHFSAQFEHTILIQKNGAQILTDKRDISPKYLWQQIH, encoded by the coding sequence atgaatatctatattttttttttgtttttgtaTAGTGGTAGTATATGTGCTATCCATTTATGGAAACATTCGGAATGGAGAGGACGGAATGTGTTAGGTCGAGGGAAATGCAGgaataatgatgatatgTTATGGTTAGagttaataaaaaaaaaaaataaaaaaaataacaataataataatattattagtagtagtagtagttgttgttgttgtatatataatgataagTACTATTTCCTTTTTGGGAATAAGAAGatagataataattataagaggagaaaaaagaaagagaAGTATAATTCTAAGAAAAGATTGAAGAGTTTAAATAACGAATGTGGTTTTTCTAATACATATCATAATgatgtaaaaaaaaatacattagATTATTGTGAAGAAAGATTAGCATCATATCATAGATATAtagataatttaaaaacTCGTAAAATTATTCATCCAAGTATAAGAATCAGAAATTTAGATAAGAAGTTTATGAAATGTAAAGAaagttataataaattatattcccatttaaaagaaaatgatttgtttgaaaatttttcatatgttggtagacaaaaaaaaggaatattaTCTCCTACATATCGTTTACCTAAATATATTGAGAGACCTAATTATCATAGAACAGGAACTCCAATATATGTACCATATGAtaagggaaaaaaaaataataacacGAATAGTgatcataataatagatatgataattataattattatgataatataaagagTGATAAAGATATCgaaattataaaagaaaattgtAAATTTGCGAGAGAACTAATGGATGATGTAtcttatataatatgtgaAGGGATAACAACAAAtgatatagatatatatattttaaacaaatgtattaataatgGTTTTTATCCATCACCtttaaattatcataatttcCCCAAAAGTTCTTGTATTTCTATTAATGAAATTTTATGTCATGGTATACcagataataatttattatatttaaacGATGTTGTTAAAATAGATATTAGTTTATTTAGGAATGGATATCATGCAGATATGTGTGAGAGTTTTATTGTACCCAAATTAAGTAAAAgcgaaaaaaaaaaaagaaaaaaattttatgattttatttatttaaataattcattcaaaacaaaatataccaaatatattttaaaatatcattatgatttaacaaaaaataaaattgtCAGAAGAGGAAAATCGTTTgtcacaaaaaaaattaaatatgcTGCCCCAAACTcaaaagaacaaaataatgaCCTATCTAATAACGACTTTGATGATAACACAACAAATGTAATGAACATATCTCAAagtaaatattttaatgataTGTATGAAGATCAAATGCAAACACATACAAATATGCACACACATACAAATATGCAAACACATACACATAATAGGAACAATTcttattatacaaataatcCAATTCATAATGATGACAAAAATGCatttaatatgttaaaCAATGCTTTGCAACAAGAAGAAGATGAGCTTGAATATTTccataaatattatgaccaaaaaatcatttttaataaagaGAATAATGAAATTTATGAAGACATCCAGAAATTTATATACCAAAAAAgtttaaataaaacaataggaaaaaaaagatttgattttttcgataatacaaaaatgaatacaaatgatattaaaaatttcatgtatgaaaaaaatttggatttaataaaaacagCATATGAATGTACTATGGCAGGAATTAGTGTATGTAAAGATGGAACACCTTTTAACAAAATAGCTGAAGCAATggataattatattaaacaagtaaataaaaaaaataataaaacatattcTATAGTACCACATTTGTGTGGTCATAATATAGGAAAAAACTTTCATGAAGAAccatatattatacatacattAAATAACGATCAAAGAAAAATGTGTTCAAATATGGTATTTACAATAGAACCAATAATATCCGAATCTTCTACTAATTTTATTCTATGGCCAGATAACTGGACTATCTCCAATACAAAATATCATTTTTCTGCTCAATTCGAACATACCAttttaatacaaaaaaacGGAGCACAAATTCTAACAGACAAAAGGGATATATCTCCAAAATATTTGTGGCAGCAAATTCATTAA